One Maribacter cobaltidurans genomic window carries:
- a CDS encoding PAS domain-containing sensor histidine kinase: protein MTVKQNRLRKIPVPLAVLNANYVFVDFSEKWLSHFNQSETIIGKTLFECMDELPEELLSDIKYCLEGVENRSDIKRVILENGDAIWYEWKIETLKSDKGTVDELILVLENVTDKKFEEALFVKSQQVARIGGWEVDLIDNTIFWSKITKEIHEVNDDYEPNLENAISFYKEGISRETMSVLVQEGIENGKPWDVELQIVTATGREVWVRAIGEPEMLDGKCVRITGTFQDIDIRKKAEIHYRSVSDRLILATNKAGIGIWELDLPNNELLWDSNMYDLYGIKETDFKGVYEAWEACVLPGDLEKSSKEVQEAIDGKKDFNTNFRVKLPNGEIRCIKAEATVIRDIDGSALKMIGINQDISQLKTTQLQLEKIEESLQGAFENSSIGMALVALDGKFISVNQSLCNSLGYKNEELLKLTFQDITHPDDLEIDLSLLGEIIKGKRSTFQIEKRYFNKVGQLVYVLLTVTSVKKLNGEISHFISQIVDISSRIEAEEKLKNILQLTTNQNNSLLNFAHIVSHNLRSHAANLTMMTGFLLDDDLGQEERKNTLSMLIKASNGLNETITHLNEVVQVKLETEKKLSTVPLRKTVDKILDDIIALINENDVLININIPNKLTIKGVLAYLESVILNLVTNAIKYRDLKRKAILTIQATLEGKYVMLSVQDNGMGIDMEKYGQKLFGMYQTFHGNDDARGIGLFITKYQIESMGGKITVESQVGSGTRFIVKLLKA from the coding sequence ATGACCGTTAAACAAAACCGGCTTAGAAAAATTCCCGTTCCATTAGCAGTATTGAACGCTAATTATGTTTTTGTTGACTTCTCTGAAAAGTGGTTGAGCCATTTTAACCAATCCGAAACCATTATAGGTAAGACCCTTTTTGAATGTATGGACGAATTACCTGAGGAATTATTGTCGGACATAAAGTATTGCTTGGAGGGAGTCGAGAACAGGTCAGATATTAAAAGGGTGATTTTAGAGAATGGCGATGCAATTTGGTACGAATGGAAGATAGAAACTTTAAAATCCGATAAAGGTACAGTAGACGAATTAATATTGGTATTAGAGAACGTTACCGATAAAAAGTTTGAAGAAGCACTTTTTGTCAAATCTCAACAGGTTGCAAGAATAGGAGGTTGGGAGGTGGATCTTATAGATAACACTATTTTTTGGTCAAAAATAACTAAGGAAATTCATGAAGTCAACGATGACTATGAGCCCAATCTAGAAAATGCAATTTCTTTCTACAAGGAAGGAATTAGCAGAGAGACCATGAGCGTACTTGTCCAGGAAGGGATTGAAAATGGTAAACCATGGGATGTGGAACTTCAAATCGTAACAGCCACGGGTAGGGAAGTTTGGGTAAGGGCGATTGGAGAGCCTGAAATGCTCGATGGCAAATGCGTTAGAATAACAGGTACTTTTCAGGATATTGATATAAGGAAGAAAGCTGAAATCCATTATAGGAGCGTAAGTGACCGTTTGATTTTGGCAACTAACAAGGCCGGAATTGGAATTTGGGAACTTGATTTGCCGAACAATGAACTTTTATGGGATTCCAACATGTATGATTTGTACGGAATAAAGGAAACGGACTTTAAAGGGGTCTATGAGGCTTGGGAAGCCTGTGTCCTTCCCGGGGACCTTGAAAAATCTTCAAAAGAAGTTCAAGAGGCCATTGATGGTAAAAAAGATTTCAATACAAATTTTAGGGTTAAATTGCCAAATGGAGAAATACGGTGTATAAAAGCTGAGGCCACGGTTATTAGGGATATTGATGGAAGTGCATTAAAAATGATTGGCATCAACCAGGACATATCCCAACTAAAGACTACGCAATTACAACTCGAAAAAATCGAAGAATCCCTTCAAGGAGCATTCGAGAACTCTTCCATAGGCATGGCCCTTGTTGCCTTGGACGGTAAATTCATCAGTGTCAATCAAAGTCTTTGCAACAGCTTAGGTTACAAAAATGAAGAATTACTGAAGTTGACTTTTCAGGATATAACGCATCCAGATGACTTAGAAATAGACTTATCCCTTCTAGGTGAAATCATTAAAGGAAAACGAAGCACATTCCAGATTGAGAAAAGGTATTTTAATAAAGTGGGTCAGTTGGTTTACGTACTTCTGACAGTAACATCGGTTAAAAAGTTAAATGGAGAAATCTCACATTTTATATCACAGATAGTGGATATATCATCGCGTATCGAAGCCGAGGAGAAATTAAAAAACATACTTCAATTAACCACAAACCAAAACAATAGTCTCTTGAATTTTGCACATATCGTTTCCCACAACCTTCGTTCACATGCTGCAAACCTTACGATGATGACTGGGTTTCTTTTGGATGATGATTTAGGACAGGAGGAGCGCAAAAATACCTTAAGTATGTTGATTAAGGCTTCAAACGGGCTCAACGAAACCATTACACACCTTAACGAAGTGGTCCAGGTAAAACTTGAAACAGAGAAAAAACTGAGTACGGTTCCACTGAGGAAAACCGTTGACAAGATTTTGGACGATATCATAGCTTTGATAAATGAGAATGATGTATTAATAAACATAAATATCCCCAATAAACTGACCATCAAAGGAGTCTTGGCCTATCTAGAAAGTGTTATATTGAATTTGGTCACCAATGCCATAAAATATCGTGATCTTAAAAGGAAAGCCATACTTACTATCCAAGCCACCTTAGAAGGCAAATATGTTATGTTATCCGTCCAAGACAATGGTATGGGAATAGATATGGAAAAATATGGACAGAAACTTTTTGGAATGTACCAAACCTTTCATGGAAATGATGATGCACGGGGTATTGGACTTTTTATCACCAAGTATCAAATTGAATCCATGGGAGGTAAAATAACAGTGGAGAGCCAAGTTGGTTCTGGAACAAGATTTATTGTCAAATTATTAAAAGCGTAG
- a CDS encoding response regulator produces the protein MNQLNCAFIVDDDPIHQFGMKVLMEKLEFSKKVMVFYNGQEAIDALLDMLRAKKQFPNVIFLDLNMPIKDGWGFLDDFVQIPHSNREKVLIYVVSSSISPLDQERAKEYAVVSNYLFKPIDESDLKNILNDNRNKNLAINRGEL, from the coding sequence ATGAATCAATTGAATTGTGCATTTATTGTGGATGATGATCCCATCCACCAGTTTGGAATGAAGGTTTTGATGGAAAAACTAGAATTTTCAAAAAAAGTTATGGTATTCTATAACGGACAAGAGGCAATAGATGCCTTGTTGGATATGTTAAGGGCCAAAAAGCAGTTTCCCAATGTTATCTTTTTGGATTTGAACATGCCAATCAAAGATGGTTGGGGTTTTCTTGATGATTTTGTTCAAATCCCTCACAGTAATAGAGAAAAGGTCCTGATCTATGTGGTTAGTTCTTCGATAAGTCCATTAGACCAAGAAAGGGCAAAGGAATATGCTGTGGTTAGTAATTACCTGTTCAAACCTATTGACGAAAGTGATTTGAAGAATATTTTAAATGATAATCGAAATAAAAACCTTGCTATCAATAGGGGAGAGTTATGA
- a CDS encoding type IX secretion system membrane protein PorP/SprF, producing MAINVSYYIDFDDYPSLYFGKGEVSGILDFGQRFELGASYRYDESISGLFLFNVSNGFNLGYAYETLKSQFHQ from the coding sequence ATGGCCATCAATGTCTCCTACTATATCGACTTCGACGATTACCCCAGTTTATATTTCGGGAAAGGGGAAGTGAGCGGGATTCTGGACTTTGGGCAGCGCTTTGAGCTGGGTGCAAGCTACAGGTACGACGAGAGCATCAGCGGGCTATTTCTGTTCAATGTAAGCAACGGCTTCAATTTGGGCTACGCCTACGAGACCTTAAAGAGTCAGTTTCACCAATAA
- a CDS encoding type IX secretion system membrane protein PorP/SprF produces MTLATEVRPYRDGYSLIIKININRKYNAKTNETYHKLLIAVALFALSLSASAQQDPNYTFYRYNMNIYNPAFAGSSDAAEFYLRIRRQWAGIEGAPYSMTGPSSNARHGWPSMSPTISTSTITPVYISGKGK; encoded by the coding sequence TTGACCTTGGCGACGGAAGTGCGCCCCTACAGGGATGGATATTCATTAATTATTAAAATCAACATCAACCGAAAATATAATGCAAAAACAAATGAAACGTATCATAAACTATTGATAGCGGTTGCCCTTTTTGCTCTTTCCCTTTCGGCAAGTGCACAGCAGGACCCCAATTACACCTTTTACCGCTATAATATGAACATTTACAACCCTGCCTTTGCGGGAAGTTCCGATGCCGCAGAGTTCTACTTGAGGATTCGAAGGCAATGGGCCGGCATAGAGGGGGCGCCATACTCAATGACAGGACCTTCATCGAACGCCAGACATGGATGGCCATCAATGTCTCCTACTATATCGACTTCGACGATTACCCCAGTTTATATTTCGGGAAAGGGGAAGTGA